In Mycobacterium sp. Aquia_216, a genomic segment contains:
- a CDS encoding AraC family transcriptional regulator, protein MIAHNSDTPPHDRTTHHSLEDLRAVFPFQDSVGLVNRDNQFSLTQRVGHLGPLTILDLAFGTDTWIRCLDERPYYMVSVPFAGAIELLHRDSSIAVGPGRAALCLPEGELLVSRWAGGGRTITLRVDRDVVEDALSDAVGQEMTSQVAFKPCLLTTRGAARSWVQMVLMLNHELFKADNALCQPLVSGPFIESLVHGLLLATDHPYRGILEAEARHVAPQTIRTAVEIIEAEPHLPLRVSSLAARSHVSTRALQQGFQRHMGLSPMSYLRQVRLRRAHQDLLDSDPSLETVESIASRWGFTNPGRFAAAHAARYGENPAQTLRRSRYARALRWA, encoded by the coding sequence GTGATTGCGCATAACTCCGATACGCCACCCCATGACCGGACGACCCATCATTCGCTTGAAGATCTGCGTGCCGTCTTTCCGTTCCAGGATTCCGTGGGCCTGGTCAACCGCGACAACCAGTTCTCACTGACCCAACGTGTCGGGCATCTGGGACCGTTGACCATCCTCGACCTGGCGTTCGGCACCGATACCTGGATCCGGTGCCTCGACGAACGTCCCTACTACATGGTCAGCGTTCCCTTCGCGGGCGCAATTGAGCTGCTGCACAGGGACTCATCGATCGCGGTGGGACCTGGTCGTGCCGCTCTGTGCCTGCCGGAGGGGGAGCTGTTGGTATCGCGGTGGGCGGGCGGTGGCCGAACGATCACACTGCGGGTCGACCGCGATGTCGTCGAGGATGCGCTCAGTGACGCGGTCGGCCAGGAGATGACATCGCAGGTTGCCTTCAAGCCCTGCCTGCTCACCACTCGGGGTGCGGCGCGCAGCTGGGTGCAGATGGTGTTGATGCTCAATCACGAACTCTTCAAGGCTGACAACGCGCTTTGTCAACCGCTCGTCTCGGGTCCATTCATCGAAAGCCTGGTGCATGGATTGCTGCTTGCCACCGATCACCCTTACCGCGGGATTCTGGAGGCCGAGGCGAGACACGTGGCGCCCCAGACGATACGGACCGCGGTCGAAATCATCGAAGCCGAGCCGCACCTGCCGTTGCGAGTGTCCTCGTTAGCGGCACGCAGCCATGTCAGCACACGTGCGTTGCAACAGGGTTTTCAGCGCCATATGGGATTGTCTCCGATGAGTTACCTGCGGCAGGTGCGGCTGCGCCGCGCACACCAAGATCTGCTGGATTCGGACCCATCGTTGGAAACGGTCGAATCGATAGCCTCGCGTTGGGGTTTCACCAATCCGGGTCGTTTCGCGGCCGCACATGCCGCTCGATACGGCGAAAACCCCGCACAGACCTTGCGCCGATCTCGATATGCGCGTGCCCTGCGTTGGGCGTAG